Below is a genomic region from Kribbella qitaiheensis.
TCCCTCGCCACCCCCAGACAAGACCCGGTACTGCGAGCACGGGCGCGGCCAGCATCGCCATCATCGACGTCGTCGCCGAGACCAGCGTGACAGCCCGACCGGCCGCGGCAGGAGACGCGAACCGGTCCGCGGCAGCGGCACCGATCGACGGCCCGAGGATCGAGGTCGACGCCCCGATCAGCAGGCAGAACGCGGCCAGCGCGAAGACGTTGCCAATAGCACCCGATGCGGCCGAGATCCCCAGCAACGCAAGACCACCGGCAGCCACGAGCTCGCGCGCGAGCCGGTCGATCATCGGCGCCAGCGCGACTCCGACGATCAGTGCCGCGAGTCCGCCGAGCCCCCGCAGCCCGCCGATCTCCGCCACGCTCCCGCCCGTCGCGGCCGCGATCGGCACCAGATACATGCCGAACACGGTGAACGGGATGAGGCTGACCGTCGAGGCCAGCAGGAACGGCCACAACCGCTTGGCCATCCGCAGGTCCCCCGGCACGGTGTCAACCATGAGGTTGTCGGTACTCACGTCCGGACGTCTCCGATCATGCTGCGATAGCGGTACAAGCTCGACGGGCGGGAGCTGAACTGGGAAAAGGGAAAGGGCTCCGCGGACAGTGCGGTCACCCCGGAGCCGAGGAACGCGCGCACCACCGCACTGCCCGTCTGAGCATAGACCGCCAACGGCTTCTCTTGCTCACGGCAACGATCAATGAGTAGGTCGAAACTCCCGTTGCTCAAGGTCATTCCGGTGGCCACGACGGCGTCGGCGGCATCGATGACCTCCGTCATGTCGCGAGAAACCGGCAATCCGGAAGCTGTCTGGACGAGGTTGAAATCACACGGCAGACAGACTCCGCCGCGTTCGGTGATGGCGTCCACCAGCGGGTTCACCACGCCGATCAACGCGACCTTGGAACCGGCCCGGACATCCAGGAGTCCCGCGACCGCGGCATCCCGGGCCCGCGCGCGAACGTCCGGCGTACCGGCTGGCAGGACGACTTCTTCCGCACCGACTGCGGTGTGGTGAGGCTCGACCGATGCGAGGTACGCATCGAGGGCGGCGATACGGACCGGCAGTGGCGCGTCCGCGATCAGCTTGTCCAGCGAGAGTCCGGACGTCTCCTCGCAGTACGCCGGGTCCAGCTCACCCGCTTCGAAGGAGCACGCGCCGAACACCTCACCGACGCGGAGCAGCACGTAGTAGTTCCGGTAGGTGACATCCGCACCCGGCAGCCGGGTCGTGTGATGCAGCCAGAAGGCGCTGATCACGGACAACTCGGACGGCGCCGGACCGCGCTCCCCCGCAAGCACCGATTCAGCAAGTAGAGCAACAGAGGTCATGGCAGATCAGCCAGCCTTTCGGCGTCGTAGGACAGGGCGGACAACTGCGGCACATACCCCGGCACCCAGCCCACACTAATGCGACGGGGTCGCAGATGGGAACTCGCGGCGCCGCAGCTGGGACGACTCGCGCCGGTCCCAGGACATCGCCGACCACGGTACGGCGAGGTCGTCCAGCGACTCGATCTCGCGCGGTCGCATCGCGTTCATCGGCCGGGCCTCGGCATGCCGGGCAAAAGCCGACTCGACGTACCGGGTGCCTGTGTCAGCAGCGAGGAAGACGTGCTTCCGGCTGCTGTCGCAGTTGTGCTCCCACAACGCCGACAGATAGGCCGCTCCCGCGGACAGCCCGGCGAAGACTCCGGACGTACGGAGCAGATCGACCGCGGCCGACATCGCGTACTCGAACGAGACCCAGTGCAGCCGGTCGTACAGGTCGTGCCGCACGTTCTGGAACTCGATCGAGCTGCCGATGCCGGCGATGATCATCTCCGGATCCTGGGTGTGCCCGGCCCCGAACGTGATGCTGCCGAACGGCTGGACGCCGACCAGGTTCACATCCCGGCCGCGATCCCGCAAGAAGGCCGCGATCGCCCCGGTCGACGCCCCCGTCCCCACGCCACCGACCAGGCACAGTGGCCCGGTCGGCACCAGGTCGTCGACGAGATCCGCGACCGCGCTGTAGCCGAGGTAGTGGATTTCGTCGTGGTACTGCCGCATCCAGTGGTACGTCGGGTTGTCGCGCAGGATCTCGCCGATCCGGCGGACCCGGAGGTTCTGGTCCAGCTGCAGGTTGTTCGACGACGGCACCTGCTCGATCGTCGCGCCGAGGATCTCGAGCTGGATCTTCAGAGGCCGGTCGACGGTGGTCGAGCCGACGATGTGGCACTTCATCCCGTACCGGTGGCAGGCCAGCGCGAGCGCGTGCGCGTAGATCCCGCTGGAGGAATCGATCAGGGTGTCACCCGGCTTCACCGCGCCGCTGTCGAGCAGATGCCGGACCGCGCCGAGCGCGGAGTACACCTTCATCGTCTCGAACCGCAGGCAGATCAGGTCGTCACCGACCCGGATCGGGTCGGGATCCTTGATCGCCTCCGCCAGATGATCGTGCAATCGGGACGGCTTCATCGCTGCGGTTCGCTCCTCGTGTCGGCACAACTCAGCGCGGGCGGAGGCTCGAGTGCTTCGGTTTCTTCCAGTACCGCGGTCTCGGGTACTGCGGTCTTCGGTACTGCGGTCTCGGCCCCCGCGGTCTTCGGTGCCGCGGTCTTCGGTGATGCGTCTTGCGGCGTGGCCGGCCTCTGCGGCCGGGGATCCGGGCCGGGTTCGCTTCGGCCGATGCGAGCGGCCCTCACCAGCCGCTGGGTCACGTCGTGAACCGGCTCCGCCATCACCGCCTTCGGCGGCCCCTGCTCGATCACCCGGCCGTCGTCCAGCACCAGCACGTGATCGGAGACCGCGGCGACCAGTCCGAGGTCGTGACTGATCCAGACCAGCGCCGTCCCGGCGTCCTTCAGCTCGGTGAGCAACTCGACAACGAGACCGGTGCCGTGCTCGTCGAGCGCGGTGGTGATCTCGTCGCAGACCAGTACGTCGGGACGAGCGAGCAATGCTCGTGCGATCGCCGCTCGTTGGAGCTCCCCACCCGACAACCTGCTCGGAGGTCTGGCCGCCACCGTGGCAGAGACACCCAGCCGGGCGAGTGTCGCGATCGCTTCGGCTTTCGCTTCCACTTCGCTGATGCCACGTAGGCGCACCGCAGTACGGGCTACCTGGTCGTCGACCCGACGGCGTTCGTCGAAGGAGCCGCGGACCTCCTGCCACACGTACTGGACCCGCCTGGTCTGCTCGGCGGACCGCTTCCGCAGTACGGGAAGTTCCTGACCAGACAGGGTGATCCGGCCGGTCTGGCGTTCGTGCAGGCCGGCCAGGCAGCGGGCCAGCGTCGTCTTGCCACTACCGGAACGGCCGACCACACCCACGCAGCCACCGGCCGGCACGGCGAGATCGACCTCCTGCAGGATTGGGTCGCGCCCGCGAGTACGGACCGAGGCGGACAGGTTCATTGCCTGGAGCAACGGTGCCGCACCCTCGGTGGTTCCCGGCCGGGCCCGGATTTGTGTTGCAGCTGGAAGAACATCCGTCCCACCGGCGTCGAGCACCCGCCCCGCGTCCAGCACCACGACGTACTGCGCCAGCGCACGCACCAGGTCGAGATCGTGACTCAGCAGCAAAACCCCCAGCCCTTGCTCAGCCAGCTCCCGGAGCTCAGTCACCAATTGCAACCGGGTGATCGAATCCAGCCCCGTACTCGGCTCATCGAGCACCAGCACCTTCGGACGGCAGACCATCGCCTGCGCCAACGCGATCCGCTGCCGCTGCCCCCCGGAGAACTGATGCGGAAACCTCCGCAACGTCCCCCGATCCCCCGCCAACTGCGCCGCCCGCACAGCCTCCGCAACCACCCCCTCCCCCGGATGATGCAATCTCCCCAACTCCCGAAGCCCAGCCCCGATCCGCCGCGCCGGATTCAACGCACTCCCCGGATGCTGAGGCATATACGCCACCACCCGCCCCCGAATCCTCGAGGCAACAACCAGATCCACCCCGCCTCCCCAGGAGGCGAGGCCCCTCCCCAGACCAGAGGCACCCCTCTCGCCCGACCGCGTCCCCGTCCCGGAGCCCGAGCCCGAGCCCGACCCCCTCCCCTCGCCCGACTCCGCTCCCTCGCCCGAGCCCGATCCCTCGCCCGAGCCCGACCCCGACCCCGCTCCCTCGCCCGACCCCGCCCTGCCACTCGCGCTCTGCACCTTGGGCGCCAGCAGGAGATCCTCGCCATCGACCGTTACCCGGCCCGCGAGGCGCACGCCGGCGCCGTGCTCGCCCAGCAGTGCGAGGGCGGAGGTGGTCTTGCCTGAGCCTGAGGCGCCGACCAGGGCCGTCACCTGCCCGGGCCAGACCTGGAAGTCGACCCCGTCGACGAGAATCGCGGAACCCGCTACCGCCGACAGCCCACTCACCTCGACCACCGGCTTCATCCGTTCACCTCAGCTCTCGCCAGGCGTCGCGAGCGGTGGACGAGGCGGTCGGCGAGCAGGTTGAAGCCGAGCGTGAACGCCACCAGCATCAGGGCCGGCGCTATCACCGCCCACGGCTGCAGCAGTACGCCTTCCCTGTTGCGCGAAACACTGACCGCCCAGTCGGGTGCGGTCGGGCTCAGCCCCAATCCCAGAAAGTTGACCGAGGCAACAAGGAACACCGCCAAGGTGATCCGCGTCCCGACATCCGCCGCCACCGGACCGAGCACCGACCGGCCGACGTACCCGAGCTGGATCCCCACCCAGCTCTCCCGCTGCATCCGCAACGCCTCGACCACCGGCCCACTCGCAGCATCCAACGCGGCGGCTCGCACCAACCGAGCCACCGTCGGAACGTTGACCATGGCAACAGCCAAGGTGATCGCCAAGGGCGAAGCCCGCCACCCGACGGCCACCACACTGATCACGAGCAAGGACGGCAACGGCAACAACACATCCAGCGGGCGAATCAGCACCTCGTCGACCCACCTATGCCTCGTGGACGCAGCGACCAGCCCGATCAGCCCGCCGATCAGATAGGCGATCGCCACCGCACCAACCGCCATCCCCAGCGCCGTCCGACCGCCGACAAGCAGCAACTGAAGTACGTCCCGCCCGAGCCCGTCCGTCCCCAGCCGTGCACCACCTTCGTACGGCAGCCCCCGCCTCGCATCCAGCGACACCAACGGCCCGAAGATCGCCACCAGCAACGGAACCAGCACCAGCGCAGCGGACACGACCAACGGCGTACGGGCTCCAACCGAACGCCACGGCCGCCGCACCCCCGCCCCATCGGACGTGCGCCGTCCCACCCCCGCCCCATCGGACGTACGCCGCCGCACCCCCGCCCCATCGGACGTACGCCGTCCCACCCCCGCCCCATCGGGCGTACGCCGTCCCACCCCCGCCTCATCGGGCGTGCGCCGTCCCACGACCGGGTCGTCGGCAGCAGGCCGCGGCTCGTCGGAGGTCATCGCAGCAGCTCCGTCCGGGGGACGAGGCGGTTGCAGACCAGGTCGGCGGCGAGGTTGATCAGCAACGCGGCGACCGCCAGTACCAGCGTCAGCCCTTGCACCACCGGCACGTCCCGCGTCTCCACGCCGTTCACCAACGCCGTCGCGAAGCCGGGGATCGCGAAGATCGCCTCGACCACCAGAACCCCACCCAGCAAGGTGTCCCCGGTCCGCGCCAACTCCTGCACACCAGGCACAGCCGCGTTCGGCAGCACATGCCGCAACAGCAACTGCCGACGCGGTACGCCGAGCCGCCGAGCCTGTACGACGTAGTCGGCATTGAGCGCGTTGATCGTGCCGGCCCGGACCTGGCGCGACAGCAGACACACCGTCCGACCGAGCAGGACGGCGACCGGCAGCACGAGCAACACAGGACTGGCGAGCACGTCACCGCCGACCCAGGTCGCCGGAAGCCAACCGAGCTTCAGCGAGAACAAGGTGACCAGGACGACCGCGATCACGAAGTCCGGGATCGCGCTCAACGCCAGCGTGATCGACGTGATGACCCGATCGACGCGACCGTTCTCCCGGGTCCCCATCAGCAACCCGAGCGCGACCGCAGCCGGAACCACCACGGCCAACGTTGCCAGCGTCAGCACCAGCGTCGCGCCGACCGATGCCTTCACGATGTCGAGCACCGGTCCGCCACTGATCAGCGATGACCCTAGATCGCCCGTCAGCACGTTCCCGAACCAGTGCACGAACCGTTCGACCGCGGGCTGATCGAGCCCGAGTTGCGATCGCAAGCGCGCAACCTGGTCAGGTGTGAGCGTCTCGGTGAACCGCATGTCGGCGGCATCGCCCGGCAGCAACGCGGTCAGCACGAAGACCAGAACGGACAGGACAGCCAGCTGGACTACCGCCAAGGCGGCCCGCTGGGCGGCGTACGACCGCATTCAGGCCAGCCACACCTTGTCGAACCGACCCGAGTCGACAGTGTTCGGCGGCACCGCCTGGACGCCCTGCACCTTCGACGAGATCGCGATCAGGAAGTCCGGATGCCCCCAGGCAAGAATCCCACCCTCGTCCCGCAACGCCTTCTGCAGTATGCCGTACTTCGCGGCGCGGGCGGCCTCGTCGGTCTGCACCTGTGCCGCGGCGAAGGCGGCATCGAAAGCCGGCCGGCGCCAATGCGTCACATTGAACGGCGACTTCGTCAGCAACCGATCGGTGATGTATTGCGGGATCGGCATCGCGCCGGACCGATGACTCCCCATCGCGCCCTTGGTGAGCAGGTCTTTCGCGTAGGTCTGGGCGCTTCCGGTCGTCACCTTGAGCTTCACGCCGGCCTCGGCGACCTGCTCGGCGAACAACGTGGCCGCTTCGACGAACCCGGCCGACGCATCGGAGGTGAAGATCTCCACCTCCTTGCCGATCAGGCCCGCCTTCTTCAGCAACGCCTTGGCCTGCTCGACATCCCGCTCGCGCTGCGGCAGCTCGGCCGGGTAGTACTGGAATCCCTTGCCGAACAGGTCATTGCCGACGACGCCGCGGCCGGCGAGCACCACGTCCACCAGCCGCTGCCGATCCGCGAGCAGCTTGAAGGCCAGCCGGACATCGGGGTTGTCGAACGGCGGCTGGTCGACCTTCATCACGAACGCCTGCGTGGTCGATCCCTTCGCAGCGACGATCTTCACCGTCTTGCCGGCCTCGGCCGTCCGGGCGAAAGTCGCGGTCATCTCGTTCGCGTACTCCGCCTGACCACCCTGTACGGCGTTCGCCCGGGCCTCGGCGTCGGCGGAGAGGATCTGCAGCTCCTCGATCTTCGCGGCGCCGTCCCAGTAGTCGTCGAACCGGGCCGCGACCATCGAGCGACCGGCCTCGAACGAGGTGAACCGGAAGGCGCCGGTCCCGATCGGTTCGGTCGGGTCCTTGAACCCGTCCCGGACGATCTGGGTGCCGATTCCGGCCAGCAGGGCAGGGAATTCCGCGTTCGGCGCGGCCAAGGTCAGCTCGATGGTCCGCTCGTCGATCGCCTTGCAACGGCGCAGGTCGAGAGCGGCGAGCGAGGATTGAGCGACCCGCTCGGGCGCGGTCGGATCGGCGATCCGGGACAGGCTGTAGAGGACGTCCTTGCTCGTCAGCGGTTTGCCGTCGTGGAAGGTGGCGTCCCGCAAGGTGAACCGCCAGGTCGCGGCCTGCGCGTCCGGCTCCCACTTCGCCGCGAGCCGCGGTACGGGCTTCAGGTCCGGCCCGAGCTCGACCAGCTTCTCGTAGATGGCTTTGTGCCGCGCGATGTCGACGAACAAGCTCTGCACATGCGGGTCGAGGACCTCTTTGGCGCCACCCCCGGCGAACACCGCCCGCAGCCGCCCACCGGACTTCGGCGCCGCCGGGCTGTCCCCCGAGCCACACCCACTGACCGCGGCAACAGCCAAACCGCCTGCCAGGCTTAGGAATCCTCGTCTGTTCAAAGCTTCGGACATCCGCATTTCCTTCACGGTGAGAGGGCCCCGACGAGGAGTGGTCGCCGGGTCGAATCCTGCCGTTAATGAAAATCGTTGTCAAATTCAGGCGCATCTGAACGGACTCCTCTCATTCTTCCGGCCGACCACATCCCCCGCCGACCGTAACGGCGTGTCACCGCCACCTACCTCCGCGCACTGGCGGTAGCCGCACCCCATAGCGCGGAAGGCGGCCACAATTCGCATCACCGAGCCGGGCTGACTGACGGGCTGGTGTGGTTCGCGCCGCCCGGGCACGGCCGACCCCACCCACCTCCGCAACTGGCGTGGTTCGCCCCGCCGCGTGGGGGTTCGCCCCGCCGCGTGGGGGTTCGCCCCGCCGCGTGGGGGTTCGCCCCGCCGCGTGGGGGTTCGCCCCGCCGCGTGGGGGTTCGCCCCGCCGCGTGGGGGTTCGCCCACTGGTACAGCAGTGGGCAAACCCCGACAGGAGGGGGCGGAGCACACCGAACGGGGCCGAGATTCCCGGCCAGGACAGGTTGGGGTGAGGCGGGTGCAAGGTCGGCCGCACGCCGCGCGGGGCGGGTCGCTGGCAGGCTGTTCGCTGGATAGCGCGAAGTTGGCCCGACCTTGTGCACCAGATCAGTAGATCCGGCGAGGAAAGTACTCAGCTCGTGCACAAGGTCGGTCAGGCGGCAGTTCGGACACAGCGCGATCCCCGTGGTCCTGGTCGCGCTGTGCAGTACGGACGGTGGCCAGAGTGTCGCGCCTAGCGGATGGCGGTAGCCGGCGTGGCTGCGGTGGTCTCTCCAGCGGTCCCTTCGGGGCAGGGAGCGTCGCAGTCTGTGGAGTCTGCTGGGTCGACGCGGCACAGGTCGCGGTACGGCAGACCTGCGAGGACGCGGTCGAGCAGGGTGGTGAGGACGTCCTGCTCCTCGCGGGTGAGCTTGTCCAGCAGGTAGGTGCGGACGGCGTCGGCGTGATCGGGCGCGGCTGCTTCGACCGCCGCCCGGCCGGCGTCCGTCAGCCGGATCATCGAGCCGCGAGCGTCGGAGGCGCACTCCTCGCGGACCACCAGTCCGCGCTTCTCCATCCGGCTGACCTGGTGCGACAACCGGCTCCGCTCCCAACCGATCGAGCGGCCGAGATCGCGGGTCCGCAGTACTCCTTGCGGGGACGTCGACAACGGGTGAAGCAAGGCGTAGTCCGCCCCTGACAGCCCCGAGTTCTTGATCAGCCGTGTCTCCAGTGCGCTGGACAACTCGCGGTTGCTGTCACGGTACGACTGCCAGAGATGCGCCTCGCGCGCATCAAGCCACCGTGTCCCCGCCATGTCCCCATCGTACCGGCCATCGTTGACATATCACCTAGGTGACGATTAGGGAGTGCGCGAGAGGGCAACGGCGAGCCCGACGGTCGCCCCCATCAGGACCAGCTCCCCCGCGGCCAAGCGCCAGAAGGCCGTGGGCGAGGATGCGAGTGACGGGAGTGTCGCCTTCCGATGCCACCAGCCGATACAAACGAGTACTGCGAAGGCGACCGCCTTCGCGAAGACGAGCGCTCCGTACCCACTCGTCACCCATTGCGTGATCAGCCCCCAGCCGTCCTCCCGCCCCCCGAGGTGGATCTCGCCCGTCAGCAGCCCGGTGACACCGACCGAGACGGCGCAGATCAATGCCAACGCGCTGAACCGCTCGACCGCCACCCGATCCCGGGCGTACCGCAGGAGAGCGCCAAGCCCACCGATCCACACTGTCGCCGCGAACACATGGACGACGAGTGAGGCAGTCGCGAGTACGGACCAAAACGCGGTTCGCTCGATCGCCCCATGCCCGTTGAGCAACGGCCCGAGCAGCGCGGCCGCCGCCAGCACCAAGCAGACCCGAGCAGTGGCGACTGTGCGACAACCGCTGAGCACCACTGCCAGAATCGCCATCAGCACGGTGGTGACCGCCAACGCCCTGACCTGGTTGAGGCCACCGGCCAGCTCCGCGTGTTCGGCCAGATGCGAGAGCGGTACGCCGAGAATCACCGACGCCGTCGCGACCAATCCGCCGAGGCTCGCCACTGCCCACACTCCGGCGACGACGGCCGCATCCTGAACCGCCCGAAGCCCTTGCCCTACAAGCTTTCCACCCTCAGCGGGAAGGAAAACCACGGCCGCTAACAAGCCACCGACGCAGGCGACCGCGGCGAGGTCGGCCGCGAGCCGCAGTACGGGAAGCGCCCAGGACACCGGCATGCTCGCGCCGGAAAGGCCCGCAGGCAACGGTTTCGGTGTGCCTCCCGCGACCAGCAGGGCGACCACCAGTACTACGATGCCTGCGGCAACCATCCCGACGCCGAGGAATCTCCTCATCACGAAGCGGGACGGCGACGGACGATCACGATCGCCAGCGCGACGACCACGAGCATCACCAGCACCATCGCGACGATGACCACCACGTTCGAGTTGTCCTTGGCTGCGGGTTGACTCGTGGGCACCACGCTGCCCGGAGCGTGGCCGGCGTGCGTCACGGTGAAGCTACCGGTGACCGTGACCGGGTGCCCGTCGGCGGAGACGATCCGCGCATCGACGGTGTACTTCCCGGCCTCGATCATCGCCCCGACCGGCTGGGTCACCTGGTTGTCGATCACCTGGATGTCACCCGAGGACACGTTGTTCCCGGTCGGCGACTTCACCTGGACCTCGGCGCCGGTCCTGCCGACCGGCTCGTTGAACGTCAGGACGACCTTCGTCGGCGGCGCGGCCATCGTCGAGCCGTCGGCGGGCGTCATGGACTCCAGCTTGGAGTGCGCCGCCGCCGCCCCGGCGGACACCACCAGGGCGAACAGCGACGCCACCAGTACTGCGATCAGTCGACGCACGATTACGGCTTCCGCGGCCGAAGCCCGAACGCGAGCCCGATCAGGCCGACCAGCAACCCGGCGCCACCGAGAATCCGCGCCAGGTTGCCCGAGCCGGACTTCGTCTCGTTTGTCGTCGCGGCGACCGGAGTGATCGCGGCCGTCAGCTTCAGCGCCGGGGCCGGATGTTCCGGCTTCTCCGCGCCGTCCTTGGCGAGCTCTTCCCACTTGACCACCTCGCCGTCACTGTACGTCTGGACAGCGGGGAAGTTGATCGAGTCGACACCCTCGGGCAGCCGGCCGACCGACAGCGCGAACTCGTCGAATTCGTTCGGAGGCACGCCGACGCCGCCGGGCACCGACGTCCAGGTGACGGTGGTGATCGCCTTGGTCAGCGTCACGTCGCCGGCCTTG
It encodes:
- a CDS encoding MarR family winged helix-turn-helix transcriptional regulator; this translates as MAGTRWLDAREAHLWQSYRDSNRELSSALETRLIKNSGLSGADYALLHPLSTSPQGVLRTRDLGRSIGWERSRLSHQVSRMEKRGLVVREECASDARGSMIRLTDAGRAAVEAAAPDHADAVRTYLLDKLTREEQDVLTTLLDRVLAGLPYRDLCRVDPADSTDCDAPCPEGTAGETTAATPATAIR
- a CDS encoding ABC transporter ATP-binding protein produces the protein MKPVVEVSGLSAVAGSAILVDGVDFQVWPGQVTALVGASGSGKTTSALALLGEHGAGVRLAGRVTVDGEDLLLAPKVQSASGRAGSGEGAGSGSGSGEGSGSGEGAESGEGRGSGSGSGSGTGTRSGERGASGLGRGLASWGGGVDLVVASRIRGRVVAYMPQHPGSALNPARRIGAGLRELGRLHHPGEGVVAEAVRAAQLAGDRGTLRRFPHQFSGGQRQRIALAQAMVCRPKVLVLDEPSTGLDSITRLQLVTELRELAEQGLGVLLLSHDLDLVRALAQYVVVLDAGRVLDAGGTDVLPAATQIRARPGTTEGAAPLLQAMNLSASVRTRGRDPILQEVDLAVPAGGCVGVVGRSGSGKTTLARCLAGLHERQTGRITLSGQELPVLRKRSAEQTRRVQYVWQEVRGSFDERRRVDDQVARTAVRLRGISEVEAKAEAIATLARLGVSATVAARPPSRLSGGELQRAAIARALLARPDVLVCDEITTALDEHGTGLVVELLTELKDAGTALVWISHDLGLVAAVSDHVLVLDDGRVIEQGPPKAVMAEPVHDVTQRLVRAARIGRSEPGPDPRPQRPATPQDASPKTAAPKTAGAETAVPKTAVPETAVLEETEALEPPPALSCADTRSEPQR
- a CDS encoding ABC transporter permease; translation: MTSDEPRPAADDPVVGRRTPDEAGVGRRTPDGAGVGRRTSDGAGVRRRTSDGAGVGRRTSDGAGVRRPWRSVGARTPLVVSAALVLVPLLVAIFGPLVSLDARRGLPYEGGARLGTDGLGRDVLQLLLVGGRTALGMAVGAVAIAYLIGGLIGLVAASTRHRWVDEVLIRPLDVLLPLPSLLVISVVAVGWRASPLAITLAVAMVNVPTVARLVRAAALDAASGPVVEALRMQRESWVGIQLGYVGRSVLGPVAADVGTRITLAVFLVASVNFLGLGLSPTAPDWAVSVSRNREGVLLQPWAVIAPALMLVAFTLGFNLLADRLVHRSRRLARAEVNG
- a CDS encoding pyridoxal-phosphate dependent enzyme, which gives rise to MKPSRLHDHLAEAIKDPDPIRVGDDLICLRFETMKVYSALGAVRHLLDSGAVKPGDTLIDSSSGIYAHALALACHRYGMKCHIVGSTTVDRPLKIQLEILGATIEQVPSSNNLQLDQNLRVRRIGEILRDNPTYHWMRQYHDEIHYLGYSAVADLVDDLVPTGPLCLVGGVGTGASTGAIAAFLRDRGRDVNLVGVQPFGSITFGAGHTQDPEMIIAGIGSSIEFQNVRHDLYDRLHWVSFEYAMSAAVDLLRTSGVFAGLSAGAAYLSALWEHNCDSSRKHVFLAADTGTRYVESAFARHAEARPMNAMRPREIESLDDLAVPWSAMSWDRRESSQLRRREFPSATPSH
- a CDS encoding ABC transporter permease, whose product is MRSYAAQRAALAVVQLAVLSVLVFVLTALLPGDAADMRFTETLTPDQVARLRSQLGLDQPAVERFVHWFGNVLTGDLGSSLISGGPVLDIVKASVGATLVLTLATLAVVVPAAVALGLLMGTRENGRVDRVITSITLALSAIPDFVIAVVLVTLFSLKLGWLPATWVGGDVLASPVLLVLPVAVLLGRTVCLLSRQVRAGTINALNADYVVQARRLGVPRRQLLLRHVLPNAAVPGVQELARTGDTLLGGVLVVEAIFAIPGFATALVNGVETRDVPVVQGLTLVLAVAALLINLAADLVCNRLVPRTELLR
- a CDS encoding Rossmann-like domain-containing protein — translated: MTSVALLAESVLAGERGPAPSELSVISAFWLHHTTRLPGADVTYRNYYVLLRVGEVFGACSFEAGELDPAYCEETSGLSLDKLIADAPLPVRIAALDAYLASVEPHHTAVGAEEVVLPAGTPDVRARARDAAVAGLLDVRAGSKVALIGVVNPLVDAITERGGVCLPCDFNLVQTASGLPVSRDMTEVIDAADAVVATGMTLSNGSFDLLIDRCREQEKPLAVYAQTGSAVVRAFLGSGVTALSAEPFPFSQFSSRPSSLYRYRSMIGDVRT
- a CDS encoding copper resistance CopC family protein, which translates into the protein MRRLIAVLVASLFALVVSAGAAAAHSKLESMTPADGSTMAAPPTKVVLTFNEPVGRTGAEVQVKSPTGNNVSSGDIQVIDNQVTQPVGAMIEAGKYTVDARIVSADGHPVTVTGSFTVTHAGHAPGSVVPTSQPAAKDNSNVVVIVAMVLVMLVVVALAIVIVRRRPAS
- a CDS encoding ABC transporter substrate-binding protein gives rise to the protein MSEALNRRGFLSLAGGLAVAAVSGCGSGDSPAAPKSGGRLRAVFAGGGAKEVLDPHVQSLFVDIARHKAIYEKLVELGPDLKPVPRLAAKWEPDAQAATWRFTLRDATFHDGKPLTSKDVLYSLSRIADPTAPERVAQSSLAALDLRRCKAIDERTIELTLAAPNAEFPALLAGIGTQIVRDGFKDPTEPIGTGAFRFTSFEAGRSMVAARFDDYWDGAAKIEELQILSADAEARANAVQGGQAEYANEMTATFARTAEAGKTVKIVAAKGSTTQAFVMKVDQPPFDNPDVRLAFKLLADRQRLVDVVLAGRGVVGNDLFGKGFQYYPAELPQRERDVEQAKALLKKAGLIGKEVEIFTSDASAGFVEAATLFAEQVAEAGVKLKVTTGSAQTYAKDLLTKGAMGSHRSGAMPIPQYITDRLLTKSPFNVTHWRRPAFDAAFAAAQVQTDEAARAAKYGILQKALRDEGGILAWGHPDFLIAISSKVQGVQAVPPNTVDSGRFDKVWLA
- a CDS encoding YcnI family protein; translation: MSKKFVLRAAAITAASALVLVGAATSASAHVTVSSPDAKPGGYAKLVFRVPSESDTASTTKLVVSLPKDLPFASVGAQVKAGWKVEKTEEKLAAPVKAGDVTLTKAITTVTWTSVPGGVGVPPNEFDEFALSVGRLPEGVDSINFPAVQTYSDGEVVKWEELAKDGAEKPEHPAPALKLTAAITPVAATTNETKSGSGNLARILGGAGLLVGLIGLAFGLRPRKP
- a CDS encoding copper resistance D family protein, with the translated sequence MRRFLGVGMVAAGIVVLVVALLVAGGTPKPLPAGLSGASMPVSWALPVLRLAADLAAVACVGGLLAAVVFLPAEGGKLVGQGLRAVQDAAVVAGVWAVASLGGLVATASVILGVPLSHLAEHAELAGGLNQVRALAVTTVLMAILAVVLSGCRTVATARVCLVLAAAALLGPLLNGHGAIERTAFWSVLATASLVVHVFAATVWIGGLGALLRYARDRVAVERFSALALICAVSVGVTGLLTGEIHLGGREDGWGLITQWVTSGYGALVFAKAVAFAVLVCIGWWHRKATLPSLASSPTAFWRLAAGELVLMGATVGLAVALSRTP